The segment TACGAGCCGTCTAAAGGTCACGGGCTGCCGCATGACCCGTCCAAGGCGATCGTGGCACCACGGCCGATCGGCTGGATCTCGACGGTGAACAAGGCTGGCGAGGTCAACCTCGCCCCCTATTCCTTCTTCAATGCGTTTTCGACGCGGCCCTTCATCGTCTGGTTTTCGTCCGAAGGCGAGAAGGACAGCGCCACCTTCGCCGAAGAAACAGGCGAGTTCGTCGCCAATCTCGTCAGCCGCGATCTCGCTGAAAAAATGGTCCGCACGGCGGTCGATGCGCCGCGCGGCGTCACCGAATTCGACTATGCTGATCTCACCATGGCGCCTTCGCGTCTTGTTGCGCCGCCCCGTGTCGCGGCAGCGCCCGCGGCGCTTGAATGCCGGGTGACGGAAATCCTGCGGCCAAAGGCACTGGACGGGACGCTTACCAGCGCTGTCGTCGTTGCCGGCGAAGTCGTCGGCGTGCATATCGATGATGCATTTCTGAAAGACGGCATGTTCGATATCGTCAAGGCGGGCAATGTCGGCCGTCTCGGCTATATGGACTATGCCAGCGTCAGCGAGATATTTTCAATGAGCCGGCCTCGCTGGAGAAAAGATTAGGCTGGCAAAATATTAGGCCGGAATCCCTGCCGCTCTGGCTCGCGCCAGAAGTCGCTCTGCCAGCGTGAGATGCGGCCGGTCGTACATCTTGCCATCGATGCCGACGACGCCGGGATTTCCAGCCGCCTCGAATGCCTCGACGATCACCAGGGCGTGTTTCACCGCCTCGGCCGACGGCGTGAAGGCGGCGTTGATGGCCGGCACTTGCGCCGGATGGATCGCCATCTTGCCGGTGAAGCCGTCGCGCTCTGCCTCGGCGCATTCCGCCGCGAAGCCGGCCATGTCGCGAAAGTGCGGAAAAACCGTGTCGATCGCCGCGACTTCCGCAGCACCCGCGGCGAGGATGGCCATGGTGCGGGCGAAGCGGAACACATCGGTGTAGCGGCCGTTCTCGTCGCGGGCCGTGCGCGCACCGATTGCTGCCGATAGATCTTCCGCACCCCAGGTCACGCCGACAAGCCGCGCACTTGCGTTGGCGTAGGTCGCAGCCGCCAGCACGCCGGCAGCTGTTTCGGTGATGATCGGCAGGATTTTTATCGCACCATCCGGCAGCCCGCTTTCGGCCTCGTGCACCCTGAGCTTGGCCGAGAGATGCTGGACATCCTGGCCGCTGTTCGACTTCGGCAGCATGATGCCGTGGGGTTTCACCGGCACGAGTGCCGCCAGGTCGTCATCGGTCAGGCCGGCCGAGAGATCATTGATGCGGACATAGATTGCGGATCTGGTTTGTTGCCTGTGTTCGGTGATGAAGCGTGCGGCGATGTCGCGTGCCAAAGCCTTGTTTTGTGGCGCAACCGAATCCTCGAGATCGACGATGACCACGTCGGCGTCGGCGCCAAACGCCTTTTCCAGCTTCTTTTCGGAATCGCCGGGAACGAACAGCAGCGAGCGCATCGGTCAGGCCGCCTTCTTCATCATCATCGCCTGCCTCGTGCATTTGGCAACGAGCACGTCATTCTGATTATAGGCGCGGTGCTCGAATTCGACGATACCGCGGTCCGGCTTCGACCTGGAGTCGCGCACCGACACCACCGTCGTCTCGACGCGGATCGTGTCGCCGTGGAAGACCGGATGCGGAAACACCGTCTCCTTCATGCCGAGATTGGCGATTGTGGTGCCGACGGTGATGTCGTTCACCGAAATGCCGATCATCAGGCCCAGCGTGAACAGCGAATTGACCAGCGGCTTGCCCCATTCACTTTTGGCGGCGAAGTCGAAATCGATGTGCAGCGGCTGCGGGTTCAGCGTCATTACCGAAAACAGCATGTTGTCGCTTTCAGTGACGGTTTTCCGCAGCGTGTGCCGGAAGACATGGCCGACGACGAACTCTTCCAGATAAAGCCCAGCCATGATCGATGTCCTCCGCTGCCGCATCGGCCCGAAAATCGGAATCGATTTTTCGGAAAGCACGATGCGAAGATTCAAAGTGTTAGAGCGTACTTTCCGAAAGGGACCATGTCGCCCTAAGGAAAGGTTGATAGGCGCTGCATACCGCGCTCGCAAGCCAGTTAACAAACATGGTGAACCGTTCGTAAACCATTTCTGCCTACGGTCGTCACGGGGCGGGAACGGACTCGGGCTAGGGGCGCAGCGGACGGCATGGTTGTTTCGCATTTCCTGAAATGGATCTACACGGCGAGGGTTTCGGAGCGCGCCGCTGCGGCAGGCGCTCTGGCTCGCGCCTACATCAATGCCGATCTGCCTTTCGAGGATCGCTGCGCGGCGGAGGCCGCGCTGACGCTGCTGCTCGACGATGCCTCGTCGAAAGTGCGGCTGGCGATTGCAGAAGCGCTGTCGATGAGCCATCACGCGCCGCTGCAGATCATCAGCGCGCTGGCGTCCGATCAACCGGAAGTTGCAAGCCTGGTGCTGGCACGTTCGCCGATGCTCACCGATGCCGATCTGATCGACCGCGTTGCCGGTGGCCAAAAGGCGACGCAGAAACTGATCGCGGATCGTGCGCGTGTCTCCATGGCGGTCGCAGCGGCGATCGCCGAAATCGGCGAGCCGGAAGCCTGCGCCACGCTTCTCGCCAACAGCGGCGCCAACATCGCTTCGCTCAGCTTCCGCCGTATCGCCGAACGCCATGGCCATCTGCCTTCGGTGCGCGAAGCGCTGATTTCCGATGCGCGCCTGCCGGCCGACTGCCGGCATATGCTGCTGATAAAACTTGGTGAAACGCTTAAAGGCTCGCCGCTGGTGGTGGCACTGATGGGCCGTGCCAGAACCGAGCGCGTCATGCGCGACGCCTGCGTCAAAGCTTCCATGACGCTGATCGAAGGCACGCGCCAGGAAGAACATGCGGCGCTCATCGAGCATCTGCGCCTGCGCGGCGACCTGACCGCAAGCTTCATCATTCGCACCATCGCGCATGGCAAGGTCGACTTCTTCGGCTCGGCGCTGGTTGCGCTCAGCCAGCAATCCGAACAACGAGTGAGGGCGTTGCTGGCCGGCGGGCATGACGTGGCGCTGCAGGCGCTGTTCCGCAGCGCCGGCCTTGCCGCGGTCACGCACGCCATCATCCTGCGAGCGCTAAAGATCTGGCGCGAGGTCGCCAACGGCAAGCGCCTCGCCGGCGTCCAGGAAGTCAGCTGGCTAATGTTGAAGGAATTGGGCGGGCAGTCGGCCGAAGGCGATCTCGCCGGATTGGTCAAATCGATCCACCTCGATGCGCTGCGCGAAAACGCGCGT is part of the Mesorhizobium sp. L-2-11 genome and harbors:
- a CDS encoding flavin reductase family protein, whose amino-acid sequence is MFYEPSKGHGLPHDPSKAIVAPRPIGWISTVNKAGEVNLAPYSFFNAFSTRPFIVWFSSEGEKDSATFAEETGEFVANLVSRDLAEKMVRTAVDAPRGVTEFDYADLTMAPSRLVAPPRVAAAPAALECRVTEILRPKALDGTLTSAVVVAGEVVGVHIDDAFLKDGMFDIVKAGNVGRLGYMDYASVSEIFSMSRPRWRKD
- a CDS encoding HpcH/HpaI aldolase/citrate lyase family protein, giving the protein MRSLLFVPGDSEKKLEKAFGADADVVIVDLEDSVAPQNKALARDIAARFITEHRQQTRSAIYVRINDLSAGLTDDDLAALVPVKPHGIMLPKSNSGQDVQHLSAKLRVHEAESGLPDGAIKILPIITETAAGVLAAATYANASARLVGVTWGAEDLSAAIGARTARDENGRYTDVFRFARTMAILAAGAAEVAAIDTVFPHFRDMAGFAAECAEAERDGFTGKMAIHPAQVPAINAAFTPSAEAVKHALVIVEAFEAAGNPGVVGIDGKMYDRPHLTLAERLLARARAAGIPA
- a CDS encoding MaoC family dehydratase translates to MAGLYLEEFVVGHVFRHTLRKTVTESDNMLFSVMTLNPQPLHIDFDFAAKSEWGKPLVNSLFTLGLMIGISVNDITVGTTIANLGMKETVFPHPVFHGDTIRVETTVVSVRDSRSKPDRGIVEFEHRAYNQNDVLVAKCTRQAMMMKKAA
- a CDS encoding DUF2336 domain-containing protein translates to MVVSHFLKWIYTARVSERAAAAGALARAYINADLPFEDRCAAEAALTLLLDDASSKVRLAIAEALSMSHHAPLQIISALASDQPEVASLVLARSPMLTDADLIDRVAGGQKATQKLIADRARVSMAVAAAIAEIGEPEACATLLANSGANIASLSFRRIAERHGHLPSVREALISDARLPADCRHMLLIKLGETLKGSPLVVALMGRARTERVMRDACVKASMTLIEGTRQEEHAALIEHLRLRGDLTASFIIRTIAHGKVDFFGSALVALSQQSEQRVRALLAGGHDVALQALFRSAGLAAVTHAIILRALKIWREVANGKRLAGVQEVSWLMLKELGGQSAEGDLAGLVKSIHLDALRENARGHALAIAAA